The Streptomyces sp. NL15-2K genome contains a region encoding:
- a CDS encoding bifunctional 3-(3-hydroxy-phenyl)propionate/3-hydroxycinnamic acid hydroxylase codes for MSQDCEVIVVGGGPVGVMALALLGHAGVRAVGIEREPELWEQARAVHFDGETVRSFQAMGLGEELSARIKPMCDYRMENEAGETLVAHATGQMGPQAWHSEVLFHQPEVDALLRAEVERLADVELRLGTTLLDIQQGAGSVRCTVRTPDGTTQTLTARWVIACDGATSTVRRTLGVSGENLGTDDQWLVVDGHLRGTAGIKGDMVFLGRHTRPALWIRLPGDRVRMEFKVLPEDDREEIATPAGIARLSRGVLTPQNFEPDRIAVYTFRARLATSWRVGNVFLAGDAAHLAPPLFGQGLCAGLRDVANLVWKIRLVSRGRARESLLDTYESERKDHARYWVQQAATMAGLVQTTDPVMAAQRDAHIRANPADGYPPAPALGPGVHTGPADPHAGRISMQPMLSDGTRLDDLVGRRFLLAATPELTAGLPDPVRKALEAEPEVAVLTSPQHVGQLLTSVEAPAVLVRPDRYVLGTAHTPEELEALLRFLPLAGATEPRREMSPPQQENIPQV; via the coding sequence GTGTCACAGGACTGCGAAGTCATCGTTGTAGGTGGTGGACCCGTCGGGGTGATGGCCCTCGCCTTGCTGGGCCATGCCGGTGTACGGGCCGTGGGGATCGAACGCGAGCCCGAGCTGTGGGAACAGGCGCGGGCCGTGCACTTCGACGGTGAGACCGTGCGTTCCTTCCAGGCCATGGGGCTGGGGGAGGAACTTTCCGCCCGGATCAAGCCGATGTGCGACTACCGTATGGAGAACGAGGCCGGCGAGACTCTGGTGGCCCATGCCACGGGGCAGATGGGACCTCAGGCATGGCACTCGGAGGTCCTGTTCCACCAGCCTGAGGTAGACGCGCTGCTGCGCGCCGAAGTCGAGCGGCTCGCCGATGTGGAACTCCGGCTCGGTACTACGCTGCTGGACATCCAGCAAGGTGCCGGCTCAGTCCGCTGCACCGTCCGTACGCCGGACGGGACGACACAGACGCTCACCGCGCGATGGGTCATCGCCTGTGACGGTGCCACCTCGACCGTCAGGCGCACGCTCGGGGTATCCGGCGAGAACCTCGGCACCGACGATCAGTGGCTCGTCGTCGACGGACACCTGCGCGGGACGGCGGGCATCAAGGGTGACATGGTCTTCCTCGGCCGGCACACCCGTCCCGCGCTCTGGATCAGGCTCCCGGGTGACCGGGTGCGCATGGAGTTCAAAGTCCTCCCCGAGGACGACCGGGAGGAGATCGCCACACCGGCGGGCATCGCCCGGTTGAGCCGAGGGGTTCTCACACCGCAGAACTTCGAGCCCGACCGCATCGCCGTCTACACCTTCCGCGCGCGGTTGGCCACGTCGTGGCGGGTCGGCAATGTGTTCCTCGCGGGCGACGCCGCCCACCTGGCACCTCCGCTGTTCGGCCAGGGACTGTGCGCCGGCCTGCGTGACGTGGCCAACCTGGTGTGGAAGATCCGGCTCGTCTCGCGTGGCAGAGCCCGCGAGTCCCTGCTCGACACCTACGAGTCCGAACGCAAGGACCACGCCAGGTACTGGGTCCAGCAGGCGGCGACGATGGCCGGACTCGTCCAGACCACCGACCCCGTGATGGCCGCCCAGCGGGATGCGCACATCCGTGCCAACCCGGCCGACGGTTACCCGCCGGCACCCGCCCTGGGCCCGGGTGTGCACACGGGCCCGGCCGACCCGCACGCCGGACGTATTTCGATGCAGCCGATGCTGTCCGACGGGACACGGCTCGACGACCTCGTGGGACGCCGGTTCCTGCTCGCGGCCACGCCCGAACTGACGGCCGGGCTGCCCGATCCCGTACGCAAGGCGCTGGAGGCGGAGCCCGAGGTGGCCGTACTGACCTCCCCGCAGCACGTCGGCCAACTGCTCACCTCGGTCGAGGCCCCTGCCGTCCTGGTCCGTCCCGACCGCTATGTGCTCGGGACGGCGCACACCCCCGAAGAGCTCGAAGCGCTGCTCCGATTCCTGCCTCTCGCAGGCGCCACGGAACCCCGGCGCGAGATGAGTCCACCGCAGCAAGAGAACATCCCGCAGGTCTGA